In one window of Dyella thiooxydans DNA:
- the lapB gene encoding lipopolysaccharide assembly protein LapB has product MNPLYALLLLPVAFLSGWWTSRRAGVRRSGARVSELSSDYFRGLNYLLNEEQDKAIEVFLKLAEYNRDTVETHLALGNLFRRRGEVDRAIRLHQHLVSRQGLSDAMKTVALLELGEDYMRAGLLDRAETLFCDLVAMDAHAPSALRHLIAIYQHERDWHKAIEHARRLEAMTGEDESAMVAQFYCELAERSRQAGARAEAADYLRQAFECQPDCVRAFMLTGRLHAEQGEHDDAITAYEAAVAADVAFVPEILPPLLHSYACTQQMARAETFLQDILTRYHGISPVLALTRLYQQRDGERVAVDFLTGQLRQRPSVRGLMALIDATMDKIQGEARDNFLILRDLTRKLLEGQAMYRCSRCGFGAKAHHWQCPSCKSWSTIRPIHGVANE; this is encoded by the coding sequence ATGAATCCCCTGTATGCGTTGTTGCTTCTGCCAGTAGCTTTCCTGAGCGGGTGGTGGACTTCGCGGCGTGCCGGTGTGCGTCGCTCAGGCGCCAGGGTGAGCGAACTCTCCTCGGACTATTTCCGCGGCCTGAACTACCTGCTCAACGAAGAACAGGACAAGGCCATCGAGGTGTTCCTCAAGCTGGCCGAGTACAACCGCGATACCGTGGAGACCCACCTCGCGCTGGGCAATCTGTTTCGTCGACGCGGCGAGGTGGATCGTGCCATCCGGTTGCACCAGCACCTGGTCTCGCGCCAGGGGCTGTCCGACGCGATGAAAACCGTCGCCTTGCTCGAGCTGGGCGAGGACTACATGCGCGCGGGCCTGCTGGATCGCGCCGAGACCCTGTTCTGCGACCTGGTGGCGATGGATGCGCATGCGCCATCGGCCCTGCGGCACCTGATTGCGATCTACCAGCACGAGCGGGACTGGCACAAGGCGATCGAACACGCCCGTCGACTGGAGGCGATGACCGGCGAGGACGAGTCGGCGATGGTGGCGCAGTTCTACTGCGAGCTGGCCGAACGTTCGCGCCAGGCAGGAGCCCGCGCCGAGGCGGCGGACTACCTCAGGCAGGCCTTCGAATGCCAGCCGGACTGTGTCCGCGCATTCATGCTCACTGGTCGCCTGCACGCCGAACAGGGCGAGCACGACGATGCCATAACCGCCTACGAGGCAGCCGTGGCGGCCGACGTGGCTTTTGTGCCCGAAATCCTGCCGCCGCTGCTGCACAGCTATGCCTGTACGCAGCAGATGGCGCGTGCCGAGACATTCCTGCAGGACATCCTGACCCGCTACCACGGCATCTCGCCGGTGCTGGCCCTGACCCGGCTTTACCAGCAGCGCGACGGCGAGCGGGTGGCGGTCGACTTTCTCACCGGGCAACTGCGCCAGCGCCCCTCGGTGCGCGGCCTGATGGCGCTGATCGATGCCACGATGGACAAGATCCAGGGCGAAGCGAGGGACAATTTCCTGATTCTTCGCGATCTCACCCGCAAATTGCTCGAAGGTCAGGCGATGTACCGCTGCAGCCGTTGCGGCTTCGGTGCCAAGGCGCACCATTGGCAGTGCCCCAGCTGCAAGAGCTGGAGCACGATCCGCCCCATCCATGGCGTGGCCAACGAGTAG
- the galU gene encoding UTP--glucose-1-phosphate uridylyltransferase GalU, with protein sequence MSKPLRKVVFPVAGLGTRFLPATKVVAKEMLPVLDRPLIQYAVDEAVDAGADTLVFVTNRYKHAIADYFDKAYELEAKLQEKGKSDLLAMVQGTLPRHVRAIFVTQPEALGLGHAVLCAKPVVGDEPFGVILPDDLIWNTGRGALGQMAELSQAQGGAGVIAVEEVPHDETDKYGIVAATPVDERSAEIRHMVEKPKPADAPSNLAVVGRYVLPGHIFELLERTTPGAGGEIQLTDAIEALLKEQGKVLAYRFQGTRFDCGNKAGLVRATMHMAMQDPKLAAVVREFVATH encoded by the coding sequence GTGAGCAAGCCGTTGCGCAAGGTGGTGTTCCCCGTCGCCGGACTCGGCACCCGGTTTCTTCCCGCCACCAAGGTGGTGGCCAAGGAGATGCTGCCGGTGCTGGACCGTCCGCTGATCCAGTACGCAGTGGACGAGGCGGTCGACGCCGGGGCCGACACCCTGGTGTTCGTCACCAACCGCTACAAGCACGCCATCGCCGACTATTTCGACAAGGCCTACGAGCTGGAGGCCAAACTGCAGGAAAAGGGCAAGTCCGACCTGCTGGCAATGGTCCAGGGCACGCTGCCCAGGCACGTGCGGGCGATCTTCGTCACCCAGCCCGAGGCGCTCGGCCTTGGTCATGCGGTACTGTGCGCCAAGCCGGTGGTCGGCGACGAGCCGTTCGGGGTGATTCTGCCTGACGATCTGATCTGGAATACCGGCCGCGGTGCCCTGGGGCAGATGGCCGAGCTCTCCCAGGCCCAGGGCGGCGCGGGCGTGATCGCCGTGGAGGAAGTGCCCCACGACGAGACCGACAAGTACGGCATCGTGGCCGCTACGCCAGTGGATGAGCGCAGTGCCGAGATCCGGCACATGGTGGAGAAGCCGAAGCCGGCGGACGCACCCTCCAACCTGGCCGTGGTCGGTCGCTACGTGCTCCCCGGGCACATTTTCGAGCTGCTCGAGCGCACCACGCCCGGAGCCGGTGGCGAGATCCAGCTCACCGACGCGATCGAGGCGCTGCTCAAGGAGCAGGGCAAGGTGCTGGCCTACCGTTTCCAGGGCACCCGCTTCGACTGCGGCAACAAGGCCGGTCTGGTGCGCGCCACCATGCACATGGCCATGCAGGATCCGAAGCTGGCGGCGGTGGTGCGCGAATTCGTCGCCACCCACTGA
- a CDS encoding pirin family protein: MIERRPFSTLGSADHGWLNAKHHFSFAGYHDPRRMGWGALRVWNDDTIAPGTGFPPHPHSDMEIITYVREGAITHRDNLGNEGRTEAGDVQVMSAGSGITHSEYNLEPGTTRIFQIWIIPDEHGRPPSWGAKPFPRGDRAGKFVTLASGIKEDTDALPLRTDARVLGATLKAGESTTYVLGDGRHGYLVPAKGKVEVNGVSLDARDGAAIRNEPALRVTALEDAELVLVDAAA; encoded by the coding sequence ATGATCGAACGCCGTCCTTTCAGCACCCTCGGCAGTGCGGACCACGGCTGGCTCAATGCCAAGCACCACTTCTCGTTCGCGGGCTATCACGACCCGCGCCGGATGGGCTGGGGCGCGCTGCGTGTGTGGAATGACGACACCATCGCCCCGGGCACCGGCTTTCCGCCGCACCCGCATTCGGACATGGAGATCATCACCTACGTGCGCGAGGGTGCCATCACCCACCGCGACAACCTCGGCAACGAGGGGCGCACCGAGGCGGGCGACGTGCAGGTGATGAGCGCGGGCAGCGGCATCACCCACAGCGAGTACAACCTCGAGCCGGGCACCACGCGGATCTTCCAGATCTGGATCATTCCGGACGAACACGGCCGTCCGCCCTCCTGGGGCGCCAAGCCGTTCCCGCGCGGCGATCGCGCCGGCAAGTTCGTCACTCTGGCCAGCGGCATCAAGGAAGACACCGACGCCCTGCCCCTGCGCACCGACGCCCGCGTGCTGGGCGCGACGCTGAAGGCCGGCGAGAGCACCACCTACGTGCTGGGCGACGGACGCCACGGCTACCTGGTTCCGGCCAAGGGCAAGGTGGAGGTCAATGGCGTGTCGCTGGATGCGCGCGATGGCGCGGCTATCCGCAACGAGCCGGCCCTGCGTGTCACCGCACTGGAGGACGCCGAGCTGGTGCTGGTGGACGCCGCGGCATGA
- a CDS encoding NAD(P)/FAD-dependent oxidoreductase, giving the protein MPPVPAASYYRATANAYAPFAPLQGRREARVAIIGGGYAGLNTALGLAERGVTDVVLLEREQVGFGASGRNGGFVFAGYSLGEQSLLDQLGAERARALFGLTTAAVHRIRERVARYDIACDAVDEGVIWANWFRDPAVLRDRQTLLAERYGVHWEWLDQAELRDRVRSERYFDGLYERDALHLHPLNYAIGLASAAAEQGVSIHEGTAAKRMERAGLRWRIVTAQGEIFADQVVLACGGYLAGLQKPIDRAILPIATYVMVTEPLGDRLDDCLRTRAAIYDSRFAFDYYRPLPDRRLLWGGRISVLNRSSQAVQRLLKRDLLRVFPQLEGVRIDYAWSGLMSYARHQMPQIGSDGNGLWWAQAFGGHGVGPTCAAGELVAAAIAQGDEGWKQFADYGLPSTWRPFGFAGAQATYWWHEFNDWLKTRLEG; this is encoded by the coding sequence ATGCCCCCTGTACCGGCCGCCTCCTATTACCGCGCCACCGCGAACGCCTACGCGCCCTTCGCGCCGCTGCAAGGTCGGCGTGAGGCCCGCGTGGCGATCATCGGCGGCGGATACGCTGGCCTGAATACCGCACTCGGCCTGGCCGAGCGCGGCGTCACCGACGTGGTGCTGCTCGAGCGCGAGCAGGTGGGCTTCGGTGCGTCCGGGCGCAACGGCGGTTTCGTCTTTGCCGGCTACTCGCTCGGCGAGCAGTCGCTGCTCGACCAGCTCGGCGCCGAGCGCGCGCGTGCGCTGTTCGGGCTGACCACGGCGGCCGTCCACCGCATCCGGGAACGGGTCGCCCGTTACGACATCGCCTGCGACGCCGTGGACGAAGGCGTGATCTGGGCCAACTGGTTTCGCGACCCGGCCGTATTGCGCGATCGCCAGACCCTGCTGGCCGAACGCTACGGCGTGCACTGGGAATGGCTCGATCAGGCCGAGCTGCGTGACCGCGTGCGCAGCGAACGCTATTTCGACGGGCTTTACGAACGCGACGCGCTGCACCTGCATCCACTGAACTACGCCATCGGCCTGGCCTCGGCGGCGGCGGAGCAGGGTGTGTCGATCCATGAAGGAACGGCAGCGAAGCGCATGGAGCGGGCGGGCCTGCGCTGGAGGATCGTCACGGCACAGGGCGAGATCTTCGCCGACCAGGTGGTGCTTGCCTGCGGGGGATACCTCGCCGGACTGCAGAAGCCGATCGATCGCGCGATCCTGCCGATCGCCACCTACGTGATGGTGACCGAGCCGCTCGGGGACCGCCTGGATGACTGCCTGCGCACGCGTGCGGCAATCTACGACAGCCGCTTCGCCTTCGATTATTACCGTCCGCTGCCCGATCGCCGGCTGCTGTGGGGTGGACGGATCTCGGTGCTCAACCGTTCGTCCCAAGCCGTGCAGCGGCTGCTCAAGCGGGACCTGCTGCGGGTCTTCCCGCAGCTCGAGGGCGTGCGCATCGACTATGCCTGGTCCGGCCTGATGAGCTACGCACGTCACCAGATGCCGCAGATCGGCAGCGACGGCAACGGCCTGTGGTGGGCGCAGGCGTTCGGCGGTCACGGAGTGGGACCGACCTGCGCGGCGGGCGAGCTGGTCGCCGCCGCGATCGCCCAGGGCGACGAGGGCTGGAAGCAGTTCGCCGATTACGGCCTGCCCAGCACCTGGCGGCCATTCGGCTTCGCGGGAGCCCAGGCCACCTACTGGTGGCACGAGTTCAACGACTGGCTGAAGACCCGCCTGGAGGGCTGA
- a CDS encoding polysaccharide biosynthesis protein, giving the protein MSVRKFIAAIHPRAAVVVHDLAVAAIAWWLAKALRYAMKPDEVVSFVALEFPLVLAVQGLLFAWTGLYKGVWRFASLPDLWNILRAAVAGSLVIGLVLFLYDRLAGVPRSVLLLYPVILATLLGAPRLLYRFWKDSRVDLFESKPAKRVLIVGADRAGEALLRDLRRDSRFNVVGFVDDLGSLRGAKISGCPVLGRFEDLPDVARETGVEMLLIALPGASTAQMRRVVELCDSTGLPYRTVPRLEDVVAGRAHFNEIKEVAIEDLLGRDAIQLDWTAIRENLTGQRVMVTGGGGSIGSELCRQVARLGAAALTVVDNSEYNLYRVAKELAADFPELILDGVLADCGDRVAMAQVFVDHKPQVVFHAAAYKHVPLLQSQLRTAFRNNVLATRQVAELAHEHGVGCFVLISTDKAVNPTSVMGACKRIAEIWCQNLSARSSTRFITVRFGNVLDSAGSVVPLFRQQIRDGGPVTVTHPEMSRYFMTIPEACQLILQASTLGRGGEIFALDMGEPVKIRDLAEQMIRLAGKKPGTEIPIVYTGLRAGEKLFEELFHAQENYSETAHAKIFLAQHREVAWELLVAAINKSAEAVDRFDEEELRRCVSSLLPSFRWSETAQPANVVSIRRQETGER; this is encoded by the coding sequence ATGTCGGTTCGTAAGTTCATCGCAGCGATCCATCCGCGCGCGGCTGTGGTGGTGCATGACCTCGCCGTGGCCGCCATCGCCTGGTGGCTGGCCAAGGCGCTTCGCTATGCGATGAAGCCGGACGAAGTGGTCAGCTTCGTTGCCCTCGAATTTCCGCTGGTCCTGGCCGTGCAGGGCCTGCTTTTTGCCTGGACCGGCCTGTACAAGGGCGTGTGGCGGTTCGCCAGCCTGCCGGACCTGTGGAACATCCTGCGCGCGGCCGTGGCCGGCAGCCTGGTGATCGGCCTGGTGCTGTTCCTCTACGACCGGCTTGCCGGGGTTCCCCGTTCGGTACTGCTGCTTTACCCGGTGATCCTCGCCACCCTGCTGGGGGCCCCGCGTCTGCTCTACCGGTTCTGGAAGGACAGTCGCGTCGACCTGTTCGAGTCCAAGCCGGCCAAGCGTGTCCTCATCGTGGGCGCGGACCGGGCCGGTGAAGCGCTGTTGCGCGACCTTCGTCGGGACAGCCGCTTCAACGTGGTGGGGTTCGTCGACGATCTGGGCAGCCTGCGCGGCGCCAAGATCAGCGGCTGTCCGGTACTGGGGCGGTTCGAGGACCTGCCCGACGTGGCGCGCGAGACCGGCGTGGAAATGTTGCTGATCGCGTTGCCCGGAGCGTCCACGGCGCAGATGCGCCGGGTGGTCGAGCTGTGCGACTCCACCGGACTGCCGTATCGCACGGTTCCCCGGCTCGAGGACGTCGTTGCCGGGCGCGCCCATTTCAACGAGATCAAGGAGGTCGCGATCGAGGATCTGCTCGGGCGCGATGCCATCCAGCTTGACTGGACCGCGATCCGCGAGAATCTCACCGGCCAGCGCGTGATGGTGACCGGCGGCGGTGGCTCGATCGGTTCGGAGCTGTGTCGCCAGGTGGCGCGGCTCGGGGCGGCGGCGCTGACCGTGGTCGACAACAGCGAGTACAACCTCTATCGCGTGGCCAAGGAACTGGCTGCGGATTTCCCCGAGCTGATTCTGGATGGCGTACTGGCCGATTGCGGCGATCGGGTCGCGATGGCGCAGGTGTTCGTCGACCACAAGCCGCAGGTGGTTTTCCATGCGGCCGCCTACAAGCACGTGCCGCTGTTGCAGAGCCAGTTGCGTACGGCCTTCCGCAACAACGTGCTCGCCACGCGCCAGGTGGCCGAACTGGCCCACGAGCACGGCGTCGGGTGCTTCGTATTGATCTCCACCGACAAGGCTGTGAATCCCACCAGCGTGATGGGGGCGTGCAAACGTATTGCGGAGATCTGGTGCCAGAATCTCAGTGCCCGCTCATCGACCCGCTTCATCACCGTGCGCTTCGGCAACGTGCTCGACTCGGCCGGCTCGGTGGTGCCGCTGTTCCGTCAACAGATCCGTGACGGTGGGCCGGTTACCGTCACCCATCCGGAGATGTCGCGCTACTTCATGACGATTCCGGAGGCGTGCCAACTGATCCTGCAGGCATCCACCCTGGGCCGAGGCGGAGAGATCTTCGCGCTGGACATGGGGGAGCCGGTCAAGATCCGCGATCTGGCCGAGCAGATGATCCGGCTGGCCGGAAAGAAGCCGGGCACCGAGATCCCCATCGTCTATACCGGGCTGCGAGCGGGCGAGAAGTTGTTCGAGGAGTTGTTCCACGCGCAGGAAAACTACAGCGAGACCGCCCACGCGAAGATCTTCCTGGCACAGCACCGCGAGGTGGCCTGGGAGTTGCTGGTGGCGGCCATCAACAAATCGGCGGAAGCGGTCGACCGCTTCGATGAAGAGGAACTGCGGCGTTGCGTGTCCAGCCTGTTGCCCTCGTTCCGCTGGAGCGAGACGGCGCAGCCGGCCAACGTCGTATCCATCCGTCGCCAAGAGACTGGAGAAAGGTAA
- a CDS encoding MBL fold metallo-hydrolase: MSVPYGIHTIDTGFVRPQFDAAYLVVEGDRAAFIDCGTNYAVPRMLAALDAAELTPAHVDWLILTHVHLDHAGGAGELMAELPNAKLVVHPRGVRHMIDPSKLWAGASAVYGEAVMDETYGRLRPVPAERVIEAADGHIVHLQGRQLLCIHTPGHARHHMAIYDRQSNACFTGDTFGLSYRDLDTDRGPFIIPTTSPVQFDPEALHDSIDRLLALEPEAMYLTHYGRVEAVERLAADLHAQIDAMVELALEADGQPDRYHRLRASLAALYFSRAQAHGWTKGREALEALALDMDITLNTQGLEVWLDGRRDSRD, translated from the coding sequence ATGAGCGTTCCCTACGGTATCCACACCATCGACACCGGCTTCGTGCGCCCGCAATTCGACGCCGCCTACCTCGTGGTGGAAGGCGATCGCGCGGCGTTCATCGACTGCGGCACCAACTACGCCGTGCCGCGCATGCTCGCCGCGCTGGACGCCGCCGAGCTGACCCCCGCGCATGTGGACTGGCTGATCCTCACCCACGTGCACCTCGACCATGCCGGCGGCGCCGGCGAGCTGATGGCCGAGCTGCCGAACGCGAAACTGGTGGTGCACCCGCGCGGCGTGCGCCACATGATCGATCCCTCAAAGCTGTGGGCCGGCGCCAGCGCGGTGTACGGCGAGGCCGTGATGGACGAAACGTACGGGCGGCTGCGCCCGGTGCCGGCCGAGCGCGTGATCGAGGCGGCCGACGGGCACATCGTGCACCTCCAGGGCCGGCAGTTGCTGTGCATCCACACGCCCGGACACGCCAGGCACCACATGGCGATCTACGACCGCCAGTCGAACGCCTGCTTCACCGGCGACACCTTCGGGCTGTCCTATCGCGACCTGGATACCGACCGGGGACCCTTCATCATTCCGACCACCTCGCCGGTGCAGTTCGATCCGGAGGCGCTGCACGACTCGATCGACCGCCTGCTCGCGCTGGAACCCGAGGCGATGTACCTGACCCACTACGGGCGGGTGGAAGCGGTGGAACGACTGGCTGCCGACCTTCACGCACAGATCGATGCCATGGTTGAGCTGGCACTCGAAGCCGATGGCCAGCCGGATCGCTACCATCGGCTTCGCGCTTCCCTGGCCGCCCTGTATTTTTCCCGCGCCCAGGCCCACGGCTGGACCAAGGGCCGCGAGGCACTGGAAGCGCTGGCGCTGGACATGGACATCACCCTCAACACGCAGGGGCTGGAGGTCTGGCTCGATGGCCGCAGGGACTCGCGCGACTGA
- a CDS encoding MraY family glycosyltransferase — translation MVLPGSASLLPPLCFLVALAVVRAAIAYAHRRGMLDQPGQRRSHTIPTPRGGGIGIVVAVLIGLPVIALDVVSAERRLTFAAVWLGLACVAWTGWWDDHRPLPVVPRLVAQTAAAGLLALALCASGVPVAWLPLLLFVGVGSINLHNFMDGIDGLLAQQAMFVMAGLACLALALAQPAYGLAIVALAVGFATAGFWVYNRSPARIFMGDVGSGSLGFLVFAIGAMLWRIAPATCWPAAILCSAFFTDAGMTLLVRIWRGRRWYSAHREHLYQWMVRGGRSHGAVSGSYTAWNLLVCAPSAYAAWRMGAQGWVVFVVIYGVSLAVWMMLKRRCLRRARERKF, via the coding sequence ATGGTCTTGCCAGGGTCGGCCTCGTTGCTTCCACCGCTTTGCTTCCTCGTCGCCCTTGCGGTGGTCCGCGCGGCGATCGCCTATGCGCATCGTCGCGGCATGCTGGACCAGCCTGGACAGCGGCGCTCCCACACCATCCCGACCCCGCGTGGCGGCGGGATCGGCATCGTCGTCGCGGTATTGATCGGTTTGCCGGTCATTGCCCTGGACGTTGTGTCGGCCGAGCGCCGGCTGACGTTTGCTGCCGTCTGGCTGGGTCTGGCCTGCGTGGCGTGGACCGGATGGTGGGACGATCACCGCCCGCTTCCGGTCGTCCCCAGGCTGGTGGCCCAGACGGCTGCCGCGGGATTGCTGGCGCTGGCGTTGTGCGCCTCCGGTGTCCCGGTTGCATGGTTGCCGCTGCTGCTGTTCGTCGGCGTGGGGAGCATCAACCTGCACAATTTCATGGACGGCATTGATGGCCTGCTGGCACAGCAGGCGATGTTCGTGATGGCAGGGCTGGCTTGCCTTGCGCTGGCCCTGGCTCAGCCGGCCTATGGGCTGGCCATCGTGGCGCTTGCCGTGGGGTTCGCGACGGCCGGATTCTGGGTATACAACCGGTCACCGGCCCGCATCTTCATGGGCGATGTCGGAAGCGGCTCGTTGGGGTTTCTGGTGTTCGCCATCGGAGCGATGCTGTGGCGGATCGCCCCGGCCACGTGCTGGCCAGCCGCCATCCTGTGCTCGGCGTTCTTCACCGACGCCGGCATGACGCTGCTGGTCAGGATCTGGCGAGGTCGCCGCTGGTACAGTGCGCATCGCGAACATCTTTACCAGTGGATGGTTCGCGGGGGGCGGTCCCATGGAGCGGTGTCCGGGTCTTATACGGCCTGGAACCTGCTGGTGTGCGCTCCGTCGGCGTATGCCGCATGGCGCATGGGCGCGCAAGGCTGGGTGGTTTTTGTCGTGATCTACGGCGTGTCGTTGGCGGTCTGGATGATGCTGAAGCGGCGTTGCCTTCGGCGGGCTAGGGAGCGGAAATTCTGA
- a CDS encoding tRNA-binding protein, with protein MSDANVPAEISWADFERVLIVAGTVTRVEAFPEARRPAWKVWVDFGPYGERKTSAQIVSLYRPEDLVGRQIVGVINFPEKQVGPFRSQFLLTGFHTDEGVVITTVERPVPNGSRLS; from the coding sequence ATGAGCGACGCCAATGTTCCCGCAGAGATCAGCTGGGCCGACTTCGAGCGCGTGCTCATCGTTGCCGGCACCGTTACCCGGGTCGAGGCGTTTCCCGAGGCCCGCCGTCCGGCATGGAAGGTATGGGTGGACTTCGGTCCCTATGGCGAGCGCAAGACCAGCGCGCAGATCGTGTCGCTGTACCGGCCCGAGGATCTCGTCGGCCGGCAGATCGTCGGCGTGATCAACTTTCCCGAGAAGCAGGTCGGGCCGTTCCGTTCGCAGTTCCTGCTGACCGGGTTCCACACGGATGAGGGTGTCGTCATCACCACTGTCGAACGCCCGGTGCCGAACGGTTCGCGCTTGTCCTAG
- a CDS encoding NAD(P)H-quinone oxidoreductase — MTTMRAIAIREPGGPEVLTPCARPRPAAGPGEVLIRVAAAGVNRPDVFQRLGRYPPPPGASDLPGLEAAGELVEGDFSGDNPFGLKAGDAVCALLAGGGYAEYAVAPLGQCLPVPAGLSIVEAAALPENFFTVWSNVFDRGQLGRGEGGAGETLLVQGGSSGIGVTAIQLARALGHRVFATAGNAEKCHACAALGAEAINYREEDFVARIKALTDGRGVDVVLDMVAGDYVPRELDAMAEGGRLVIIATLGGSAATIDAGALMRRRHTITGSTLRNRPVAFKAAIARALHEHVWPLLAAGTVRPVVHQMFPAAEAAQAHALMESSQHIGKLVLTWEP, encoded by the coding sequence ATGACCACCATGCGCGCCATCGCCATCCGGGAACCGGGTGGTCCGGAAGTACTGACGCCGTGCGCACGGCCACGTCCGGCTGCAGGGCCGGGCGAAGTACTGATCCGCGTCGCCGCCGCCGGGGTGAATCGGCCCGACGTGTTCCAGCGCCTCGGCCGCTACCCGCCACCGCCAGGCGCCTCCGACCTGCCCGGGCTCGAGGCGGCGGGCGAGCTGGTCGAGGGCGACTTCAGTGGCGACAACCCGTTTGGCCTGAAAGCCGGGGATGCCGTTTGCGCCCTGCTTGCCGGCGGCGGCTATGCCGAATACGCGGTAGCTCCGCTGGGCCAGTGCCTGCCGGTGCCTGCTGGCCTGAGCATCGTCGAGGCCGCGGCACTGCCGGAGAACTTCTTCACGGTATGGAGCAACGTGTTCGACCGCGGCCAGCTCGGCCGGGGCGAAGGCGGTGCCGGGGAAACCCTGCTGGTGCAGGGTGGCTCCAGTGGCATCGGCGTCACCGCGATCCAGCTGGCGCGCGCACTTGGCCACCGGGTGTTCGCCACCGCGGGCAACGCGGAGAAATGCCACGCCTGCGCCGCCCTGGGTGCCGAGGCCATCAACTACCGCGAGGAGGATTTCGTGGCACGGATCAAGGCGCTGACCGACGGCCGTGGCGTGGACGTGGTGCTGGACATGGTTGCCGGCGACTACGTGCCCCGCGAGCTCGACGCCATGGCCGAAGGCGGCCGGCTGGTAATCATCGCCACACTGGGCGGCAGCGCTGCCACGATCGACGCCGGTGCGCTGATGCGTCGGCGCCATACGATCACCGGCTCGACCCTGCGCAACCGGCCGGTGGCGTTCAAGGCGGCGATCGCCCGGGCGCTGCATGAGCACGTATGGCCCTTGCTGGCCGCGGGCACGGTGCGGCCGGTGGTGCACCAGATGTTCCCGGCCGCCGAGGCCGCCCAGGCGCATGCACTGATGGAGAGCTCGCAGCACATCGGCAAGCTGGTGCTCACGTGGGAGCCCTGA